One window from the genome of Elaeis guineensis isolate ETL-2024a chromosome 5, EG11, whole genome shotgun sequence encodes:
- the LOC105045656 gene encoding serine/arginine-rich SC35-like splicing factor SCL30A has product MRRYSPPYYSPPRRGYTGRGRSPPRRGYGGYSGRKEQNNRSLLVRNIPLNCRPEDLRASFERFGPVRDVYLPKDYYSGMPRGFGFVEFVDPYDASEAQYHMNRQIFGGREITVVLAAESRKRPEEMRTRARPRGPSGYDGRRSSYYGRSRSRSVSRSRSPRYSYRVRQRSRSYSPAPRYRGDQSVSPRRRQSGHTRSPRENPPRCDEDRSRRSHSPSQNDANHNQADNRRDERDSYDAEEGSHSRWRSPRQTSGSPPGSRSRSADSSPRRSS; this is encoded by the exons TCCAAGGAGGGGATATACTGGAAGGGGAAGAAGCCCACCAAGAAGGGGATATGGTGGGTACAGTGGCCGCAAGGAACAGAACAACAGGAGTCTTTTGGTCCGCAACATTCCCCTAAATTGCAG ACCGGAGGACCTTCGTGCTTCATTTGAAAGATTTGGGCCAGTCAGGGATGTTTACTTGCCCAAGGACTATTATTCTGG GATGCCCCGAGGATTCGGATTTGTGGAGTTTGTTGACCCTTATGATGCATCAGAAGCCCAGTATCACATGAACCGACAAATATTTGGTGGTAGGGAGATAACTGTAGTTCTTGCTGCAGAATCGAGGAAAAGGCCTGAGGAAATGCGTACTAGAGCTAGGCCTAG AGGGCCTTCTGGTTATGATGGTCGCCGTTCTTCTTATTATG GACGCTCGCGCTCTCGTTCAGTGTCTCGTTCACGCTCTCCTCGCTACTCATATAGGGTTAGACAGCGGTCACG ATCGTACTCACCTGCCCCGAGATACCGAGGTGATCAATCTGTTTCCCCAAGGAGAAGGCAATCAGGTCATACAAGATCCCCAAGAGAGAATCCACCACGATGTGATGAGGACCGAAGTCGGAGATCACACTCTCCAAGTCAGAATGATGCTAACCATAATCAAGCTGACAACAGGCGTGATGA AAGGGATTCATATGATGCTGAGGAGGGATCACATTCCCGTTGGAGATCACCGAGACAAACCTCAGGTTCACCACCTGGATCACGTTCAAGATCTGCTGATTCATCCCCCAGGCGTAGCAGTTGA
- the LOC105045657 gene encoding receptor-like cytoplasmic kinase 176, whose protein sequence is MGNCWSVRIKAESPFHSASASGVNSRNNGKDGNGLSGSSSRVSSSSVPLTCRSEDEILQCSKLRCFAFSDLKTATRNFRPDSVLGEGGFGSVFKGWIDEHALTASKPGTGMVIAVKRLNHDGFQGHREWLAEVNYLGQLYHPNLVRLIGYCFEDQHRLLVYEFMSRGSLENHLFRRGSYFQPLPWNLRMKVALGAAKGLAYLHSAEAKVIYRDFKTSNVLLDSNYNAKLSDFGLAKDGPTGDKTHVSTRVIGTYGYAAPEYLATGHLTAKSDVYSFGVVLLEMLSGRRAIDKNRPPGEHNLVEWARPYLPHKRKIFRVLDTRLEGQYSLGVAQKAAALALHCLSTEARFRPTMDEVVSTLEQLQDNKDTAKKSESEPKEHSRSLGNSGHELSQRSLEEAGARKVAYPRP, encoded by the exons ATGGGGAACTGCTGGAGCGTGAGGATCAAGGCGGAGAGCCCCTTCCACAGCGCTTCAGCTTCAG GTGTAAACTCTAGGAATAATGGCAAAGATGGAAATGGGTTGAGTGGTTCTAGCAGCCGGGTATCCTCATCTTCTGTGCCTTTGACTTGTCGTAGCGAGGATGAGATCTTGCAGTGTTCCAAACTGAGGTGCTTCGCCTTCAGCGATCTCAAAACCGCCACCAGGAATTTCCGTCCCGATAGCGTATTGGGAGAGGGGGGCTTCGGTTCTGTCTTCAAGGGGTGGATCGATGAACATGCATTGACGGCATCCAAGCCTGGGACTGGGATGGTTATTGCTGTGAAAAGGCTCAACCATGATGGTTTCCAGGGTCATAGGGAATGGTTG GCAGAAGTCAATTACCTGGGTCAGCTGTACCATCCCAATCTTGTAAGATTAATCGGATATTGCTTCGAGGACCAACACCGTCTTCTGGTCTACGAGTTCATGTCACGGGGaagcttagagaaccatcttttcaGAA GGGGGTCATACTTTCAACCTCTACCTTGGAACCTTCGAATGAAGGTTGCACTTGGAGCTGCCAAAGGACTGGCTTATCTTCATAGTGCTGAAGCAAAAGTTATATATCGTGATTTTAAGACGTCCAATGTCCTCCTTGATTCA AACTACAATGCAAAGCTTTCTGATTTTGGATTGGCAAAAGATGGTCCTACCGGTGACAAGACCCATGTCTCAACCAGGGTTATTGGGACATATGGGTATGCGGCTCCTGAATATCTTGCAACAG GTCATCTAACTGCCAAGAGTGACGTGTATAGCTTCGGAGTTGTCCTTCTAGAAATGTTATCTGGCCGACGGGCCATTGACAAGAATCGCCCACCTGGAGAACACAATCTGGTAGAATGGGCAAGGCCTTACCTCCCACATAAACGCAAGATATTTCGTGTCTTGGATACCCGGCTGGAGGGGCAGTATTCGCTAGGAGTAGCACAGAAGGCTGCTGCACTTGCATTACATTGCCTGTCCACAGAAGCCAGGTTCAGACCCACCATGGATGAAGTGGTATCGACGTTGGAACAGCTTCAGGACAACAAGGACACGGCAAAAAAATCTGAGTCTGAACCAAAAGAGCATTCTCGGAGCCTTGGTAACAGCGGCCACGAGCTGAGCCAGAGAAGTTTGGAAGAGGCTGGGGCTAGGAAGGTTGCATATCCGAGACCATGA
- the LOC105045658 gene encoding triosephosphate isomerase, cytosolic: protein MGRKFFIGGNWKCNGTTEEVKKIVTTLNEAEVPPEDVVEVVVSPPFLFLTLVKSLLRSDFHVAAQNCWVRKGGAFTGEVSAEMLVNLGIPYVILGHSERRLLLGESNDFVGDKVAYALSQGLKVIACVGETLDQRESGSTMDVVAAQTKAIADRISDWTNVVVAYEPVWAIGTGKVATPAQAQEVHSVLRKWLHANVSAEIAGSTRIIYGGSVNGANCKELAAQPDVDGFLVGGASLKPEFVDIIKSATVKSSA, encoded by the exons ATGGGCAGGAAATTTTTCATTGGCGGCAACTGGAAATGC AATGGAACAACCGAAGAAGTTAAGAAGATTGTCACTACCTTGAATGAGGCTGAAGTACCCCCAGAGGATGTCGTCG AGGTTGTTGTAAGCCCTCCATTTTTGTTCCTTACTTTGGTAAAAAGTTTGTTGCGATCTGATTTTCATGTTGCTGCACAAAATTGCTGGGTGAGGAAAGGTGGTGCTTTCACTGGTGAAGTCAG CGCAGAGATGCTTGTCAATCTTGGCATTCCTTATGTCATATTGGGTCACTCTGAGCGGCGGCTATTGTTAGGTGAATCTAATGAT TTTGTTGGAGATAAAGTTGCATATGCACTCTCTCAAGGTCTGAAGGTGATTGCTTGTGTTGGTGAGACTCTTGACCAGCGAGAATCAGGATCAACTATGGATGTTGTTGCTGCACAAACAAAAGCAATTGCAG ATAGGATATCGGATTGGACCAATGTTGTAGTGGCCTATGAGCCGGTTTGGGCCATTGGCACTGGCAAGGTTGCAACACCTGCTCAGGCTCAGGAA GTGCACTCTGTCCTGAGAAAGTGGCTTCATGCAAATGTGAGTGCTGAAATCGCTGGATCGACTAGGATCATATATGGAG GTTCTGTAAATGGAGCAAACTGCAAAGAATTGGCCGCACAGCCGGATGTTGATGGATTTCTTGTTGGTGGAGCTTCTTTGAAG CCTGAATTTGTGGACATCATCAAGTCTGCTACGGTCAAGTCATCCGCATAG